One window of Phycisphaerae bacterium genomic DNA carries:
- the galE gene encoding UDP-glucose 4-epimerase GalE: MKIFVAGGAGYVGSHCVRRLVAAGHDVTVYDSLLAGHRQAVAPEATFIEGDLGDTALLDGAIEGGRFDAAMHFAALLNVGESVQVPLTYWHNNVVNTLNLLQALQAHGVRRFVFSSTCAVYGEPDQLPITEDQPKRPINPYGCTKLAVEWMLAHSATAWGLGSVALRYFNAAGAATDGALGEDHDPEIHLIPLVLQVALNQRAHIKVFGADYPTPDGTCIRDYVHVEDLASAHLAAVEGCTPGLAEAFNLGTGSGHSVLEIVAACRTVTGHAIPVVRADRRPGDPAVLYADASRIRVRFGWQPHYRSVTEIIATAWNWHRAHPRGFRS, from the coding sequence ATGAAGATCTTTGTCGCCGGCGGTGCGGGGTATGTGGGCAGTCACTGCGTCCGACGACTGGTGGCCGCCGGCCACGATGTAACCGTGTATGACAGCCTCCTCGCTGGCCACCGCCAGGCCGTCGCGCCAGAGGCCACTTTCATCGAGGGCGACCTCGGCGATACCGCGCTGCTCGATGGCGCCATCGAGGGCGGTCGCTTCGACGCCGCCATGCACTTCGCCGCACTGCTCAACGTCGGTGAATCCGTCCAGGTCCCACTGACCTACTGGCACAACAACGTGGTCAACACCCTCAATCTGCTGCAGGCCCTGCAGGCCCACGGCGTCCGGCGGTTCGTGTTCAGCAGCACTTGTGCCGTCTACGGCGAGCCCGACCAGCTACCCATCACCGAGGACCAGCCCAAACGCCCCATCAACCCCTACGGGTGCACCAAGCTGGCAGTCGAGTGGATGCTCGCGCACTCCGCGACCGCCTGGGGCTTGGGCTCGGTTGCCCTGCGGTACTTCAACGCCGCTGGCGCCGCGACCGACGGTGCGCTCGGCGAAGACCACGACCCGGAGATTCACCTGATCCCGCTGGTGCTGCAGGTCGCCCTTAATCAGCGGGCGCACATCAAAGTCTTTGGCGCCGACTACCCGACCCCGGACGGAACCTGCATCCGGGACTACGTTCACGTCGAGGATCTTGCGTCCGCCCACCTCGCGGCAGTCGAAGGCTGCACGCCGGGGCTGGCCGAGGCATTCAATCTCGGGACCGGTTCCGGACACAGTGTGCTGGAGATCGTCGCCGCCTGTCGCACGGTGACCGGGCACGCGATCCCCGTAGTCAGGGCCGACCGGCGGCCGGGGGATCCTGCCGTACTGTACGCGGATGCGAGCCGAATCCGGGTGCGGTTCGGCTGGCAGCCACATTATCGGAGCGTGACCGAGATCATCGCCACGGCCTGGAACTGGCACCGCGCCCATCCGCGCGGATTTCGAAGTTAA
- a CDS encoding ATPase yields the protein MLKAVLFRPETLLAGTFGGLIAAGTLLLSLPVAHAGERVSVLDAFFTSTSAACITGLITVDTATRYSRFGQGTILVLCQLGGLGIMTFAALAAQLFRLRISFSSQAAWHRALFDGEARINLRQALRHIFLLTLLLETSGALLLHAALRDLPPEHGGWFEAVFHAISAFCNAGFSVYSSNAVALRESHLALWTIMGLIVAGGLGYTVLMELFARTVRAVRRRREGPVVWSLHSRVVLKASAVLIFGGALLLMLTGLTAGENTWGARLTHALFQSVTARTAGFNSLDIGALPVPSLLILIALMFIGGSPGSCAGGIKTTTATVWAARVRARLSGRSEVTIGERRVPHDVVRRAALVISIATLWNLAGVFLLATAEIHAGGPRLEQLIFEQISAFGTVGLSANAGAAVSLSGTFTAVGKLWIIATMFVGRVGPLTLALAVISTPRPLYDYPSERVMIG from the coding sequence TTGCTGAAGGCGGTACTATTTCGACCGGAAACCCTGCTGGCCGGGACGTTCGGCGGTCTCATCGCGGCCGGCACGCTCCTGCTCAGTCTGCCCGTCGCCCACGCCGGCGAGCGCGTCTCCGTGCTCGACGCGTTCTTCACGTCCACGTCGGCGGCGTGTATCACGGGGCTGATCACGGTGGACACCGCGACGCGCTATTCGCGGTTCGGGCAAGGCACGATCCTGGTGCTGTGTCAGCTCGGCGGCCTGGGCATCATGACGTTCGCGGCGCTCGCGGCCCAGCTCTTCCGCCTGCGGATTTCATTCTCGTCGCAGGCCGCCTGGCACCGGGCGCTGTTCGACGGGGAGGCCCGCATCAACCTGCGACAGGCGCTGCGCCACATCTTCCTGCTGACCCTGCTGCTCGAAACCAGCGGGGCGCTGCTGCTCCACGCCGCACTGCGGGACCTCCCGCCGGAGCACGGCGGCTGGTTCGAGGCGGTGTTTCACGCGATTTCGGCCTTCTGCAACGCGGGCTTCTCCGTGTACAGCAGTAACGCCGTCGCCTTGCGCGAGTCGCACCTGGCGCTCTGGACCATCATGGGCCTGATCGTCGCGGGCGGGCTGGGCTACACGGTGCTCATGGAGCTGTTCGCCCGCACGGTGCGCGCCGTGCGCCGGCGGCGCGAGGGCCCGGTCGTGTGGAGTCTCCACTCGCGCGTGGTCCTGAAGGCCAGCGCGGTGCTCATCTTCGGGGGGGCGCTGTTGCTCATGCTCACGGGCCTGACCGCGGGTGAGAACACGTGGGGCGCCCGCCTCACCCACGCGCTGTTTCAATCCGTAACGGCACGCACCGCCGGCTTCAACTCCCTTGATATCGGCGCGCTGCCCGTGCCGTCACTGTTGATCCTGATCGCGCTGATGTTCATCGGCGGCTCGCCCGGCTCGTGCGCCGGCGGGATCAAGACCACGACCGCCACGGTCTGGGCGGCACGCGTGCGGGCCCGGCTGAGCGGCCGCAGCGAGGTCACGATCGGCGAGCGGCGGGTGCCGCATGATGTGGTGCGCCGCGCCGCGCTGGTCATCTCGATCGCCACGCTGTGGAATCTGGCGGGCGTCTTCCTGCTCGCCACCGCCGAGATCCACGCCGGCGGGCCGCGGCTGGAACAATTGATCTTCGAGCAGATCTCGGCGTTTGGCACGGTCGGGTTGTCGGCGAACGCCGGTGCGGCGGTCTCGCTCTCCGGCACCTTCACAGCCGTAGGCAAGCTGTGGATTATCGCGACAATGTTCGTGGGCCGGGTCGGACCGCTGACGCTGGCGCTGGCGGTCATCTCTACGCCCCGCCCGCTGTATGACTACCCGTCCGAACGGGTCATGATCGGCTAG
- a CDS encoding NYN domain-containing protein: MPVVIDGNNLLYAARAVGTSDLLLGRSMLCDALGQWAERRHERVHIVFDGPAPPPAFASQVAHRAIDVSYSGTGQTADAVVACILATDSAARRLLVVSSDRAIIRAAKRRRARPIRSEDFWIHVQRDLARPVPTGQEPEEKEAGLSPEATRQWLREFGLDDSPGTGS, translated from the coding sequence GTGCCAGTCGTCATCGACGGTAACAACCTCCTGTACGCCGCCCGCGCCGTGGGTACGTCCGACCTCTTGCTTGGCCGCTCGATGTTGTGTGACGCACTCGGGCAATGGGCCGAGCGGCGCCACGAGCGCGTGCACATCGTCTTTGACGGCCCGGCGCCGCCTCCCGCCTTCGCCAGTCAGGTTGCCCACCGCGCAATCGACGTGAGCTACAGCGGGACCGGGCAAACGGCGGATGCCGTGGTGGCATGCATCCTCGCAACCGATTCGGCTGCCCGACGCCTCCTGGTGGTTTCCTCCGACAGGGCCATTATCCGAGCGGCCAAACGCCGGCGGGCCCGGCCCATCCGCTCGGAAGACTTTTGGATACACGTGCAGCGCGATCTCGCGCGCCCGGTCCCGACCGGTCAGGAACCGGAGGAGAAGGAGGCGGGACTGAGCCCCGAAGCCACGCGCCAGTGGCTTCGCGAGTTTGGGCTCGATGATTCGCCCGGCACGGGCAGTTGA
- a CDS encoding TrkA family potassium uptake protein, which yields MKQVCVIGLGQFGTHLARALVKMGCEILAIDSDEERVAEIRDDVHRALIGDARNYQTLASVVTPSIDEAVICLGAKDLEPSILCTLNLKRIGVKCIRSTAANDDHAQILLAVGATETVFPERDSAVRTARRVANPDIRDMFPLAEDYRIMEIDAPPKTHGRSLAALDLRSKFDILILAVKNPEDPHFRFLLPADKVIRQGEILMVLGRELDLVRFANYD from the coding sequence ATGAAACAGGTGTGCGTCATCGGGCTGGGGCAGTTTGGCACCCATCTCGCCCGCGCGCTGGTCAAGATGGGCTGCGAGATCCTCGCGATCGACAGCGACGAGGAGCGCGTCGCCGAGATTCGCGACGATGTGCACCGCGCCCTGATCGGCGACGCGCGCAACTACCAGACGCTCGCCAGCGTGGTCACGCCCTCGATCGACGAAGCCGTGATCTGCCTCGGCGCCAAGGACCTCGAACCCAGCATTCTCTGCACGCTGAACCTCAAGCGGATCGGCGTGAAGTGCATCCGCTCGACGGCCGCCAACGACGACCACGCACAGATCCTGCTCGCGGTCGGCGCCACCGAGACCGTGTTTCCGGAGCGCGACTCCGCGGTGCGCACCGCCCGGCGCGTCGCCAACCCGGACATCCGCGACATGTTCCCCCTGGCGGAAGACTACCGCATCATGGAGATCGACGCCCCGCCCAAGACGCACGGGCGGTCGCTGGCGGCGCTAGACTTGCGCTCCAAGTTCGACATCCTGATCCTGGCCGTCAAGAACCCTGAGGATCCCCACTTCCGGTTCCTGCTGCCAGCCGACAAGGTGATTCGCCAGGGCGAGATCCTCATGGTGCTGGGCCGCGAGCTCGACCTGGTGCGGTTCGCGAACTACGACTGA
- a CDS encoding PEP-CTERM sorting domain-containing protein, whose product MRAIAVVSVLAALAMPALADYFVAGSFQGWNPSDPAYVMADMGGWYQYTVLGATGRHEWKVTVGDWSQTWPGNNARADFGADGTFTINFYPGAQGDGWFPPENRVGYVDKGLHGWDVMGSFNGWSAPVVTLSALGSGLYGGGYVVPTMGTYYFKFRKEGDWDISIGSDFSNYGYDITWTTTADNEPLYFLLDLPNGRWNVIPEPASLLGLALLGLFIRRR is encoded by the coding sequence ATGAGAGCAATCGCAGTTGTATCAGTGTTGGCCGCGCTGGCCATGCCGGCCCTGGCGGATTACTTCGTCGCCGGCAGCTTCCAGGGCTGGAACCCCAGCGATCCGGCCTACGTGATGGCGGACATGGGTGGCTGGTACCAGTACACCGTGCTCGGCGCCACCGGCCGGCACGAGTGGAAGGTCACGGTCGGCGACTGGAGCCAGACGTGGCCGGGCAACAACGCCCGCGCGGACTTCGGCGCGGACGGGACCTTCACGATCAACTTCTATCCCGGCGCGCAGGGCGACGGCTGGTTCCCGCCGGAGAACCGCGTCGGCTACGTCGACAAGGGCCTCCACGGCTGGGACGTGATGGGCTCGTTCAACGGCTGGAGTGCGCCGGTCGTCACGCTGTCCGCGCTGGGCAGCGGCCTCTACGGCGGCGGGTACGTCGTTCCGACCATGGGCACGTACTACTTCAAGTTCCGCAAGGAGGGCGACTGGGACATTTCGATCGGCTCAGACTTCAGTAACTACGGCTACGACATCACCTGGACAACAACCGCCGATAACGAGCCGCTGTACTTCCTGCTCGACCTGCCGAACGGCCGCTGGAACGTCATCCCCGAACCGGCTTCGCTGCTCGGGTTGGCGCTGCTGGGTCTGTTCATCCGGCGCCGCTAG
- the mutS gene encoding DNA mismatch repair protein MutS, with translation MRQYWEQKQQAPDAILLFRMGDFYEMFYDDAELGARILGITLTSRDGGKTPLAGIPHHALEGYLAKLVTAGYKVAISEQIEDPSQARGVVDRAVVRIVTPGTLTEDGLLEQARSNVLAAIMPQGGEAGLAVLELSSGRFDVQTCPGRRDAGGHGAWQGLLDELARIDPAEILLPEPEGVGRHPLEAELRARLEVAITYRSLADFTPPRAAQLLREHFELGALEGLGFETVDVALQAAGGLLAYVRETQKAAALHLRPPRRVQSADYMVLDPVTLRSLEIERTLRTGAREGTLLAAVDRTSNPMGARLLRRWLCYPLRDVVEIRQRQNLVGALRDAAAVRGAVRKELRAVGDIERMVGRLGVQRTTPRDLRGLGDGLGRLRELRAALAGLRSDECDVLAEALGGLDEVADQLCAALQPDAPLTMREGGIFAAGFDAELDRLRTLTQDGERWLAEYQARETARTGIPSLKVAYNKVFGFYIEVTNTHRARVPADYVRKQTVKNAERYITDELKRYESEALSAESRAHELEYELFIALRDGLAPHIPAMQRAAAAVARLDVLAGWAELAAVRHGCRPEFVDEPVLEIRAGRHPVLEQVLGAGFVANDTELCAGGRSLALITGPNMAGKSTYIRQVALLTLLAHCGCWVPAESLRLGVVDRIFTRVGASDELARGQSTFMVEMLETANILHNASARSLVILDEIGRGTSTFDGVALAWAITEHLATRSGCRTLFATHYHELTELGELLEPVFNLNVAVREYEDQVVFLHRIVTGAAGRSYGLHVAKLAGVPRAVLERANAVLNELEKTFSRESQRPVLAAVQRRRMRQLRLFEEPEETIVRQLREMEGGACEPGAALEQIRQWRKLLGLEA, from the coding sequence ATGCGTCAATACTGGGAGCAGAAGCAGCAGGCCCCCGACGCGATCCTGCTATTTCGCATGGGGGACTTCTACGAGATGTTCTACGACGACGCGGAGCTGGGAGCCCGCATCCTGGGCATCACGCTCACCAGCCGCGACGGGGGCAAGACGCCGCTCGCGGGCATCCCGCACCATGCCCTGGAGGGCTATCTCGCGAAGCTGGTCACCGCCGGCTACAAGGTCGCCATCAGCGAGCAGATCGAGGACCCCAGCCAGGCCCGGGGTGTCGTTGACCGGGCGGTCGTTCGGATTGTCACGCCGGGGACACTGACCGAGGACGGGCTGCTCGAGCAGGCCCGCAGCAACGTCCTGGCGGCGATCATGCCGCAGGGTGGCGAGGCTGGCCTGGCCGTGCTGGAACTCTCCAGCGGCCGATTCGACGTGCAAACCTGCCCCGGTCGGCGCGACGCCGGCGGCCATGGCGCCTGGCAGGGGCTGCTCGACGAGCTGGCCCGCATCGATCCGGCGGAAATCCTGCTGCCCGAGCCGGAGGGGGTCGGGCGACACCCGCTGGAAGCCGAACTGCGGGCGCGGCTGGAGGTGGCGATCACGTACCGCAGTCTGGCGGACTTCACGCCGCCGCGGGCCGCGCAACTCTTGCGCGAGCATTTCGAGCTGGGTGCGTTGGAGGGGCTCGGGTTCGAAACGGTCGATGTGGCGCTGCAGGCCGCCGGTGGGTTGCTTGCGTACGTGCGTGAGACGCAGAAAGCGGCGGCGCTGCACCTGCGGCCGCCGCGGCGTGTGCAGAGCGCAGACTACATGGTGCTGGACCCGGTGACGCTACGGTCGCTGGAGATCGAGCGGACGCTGCGGACGGGGGCGCGCGAGGGGACGCTGCTGGCAGCGGTGGACCGGACGAGCAATCCGATGGGCGCGCGGTTGCTGCGCAGATGGCTGTGTTACCCGCTGCGGGATGTGGTGGAGATTCGCCAGCGGCAAAACCTGGTTGGGGCGCTGCGCGACGCGGCGGCGGTGCGTGGCGCGGTCCGGAAGGAGCTGCGCGCGGTTGGTGACATCGAGCGCATGGTGGGCCGGTTGGGCGTGCAGCGGACGACGCCGCGCGATCTGCGCGGATTGGGCGATGGGCTGGGGCGGTTGCGCGAGCTGCGGGCGGCGCTGGCGGGGCTGCGGTCGGACGAGTGCGACGTGCTGGCGGAGGCGCTGGGTGGGTTGGACGAAGTTGCGGATCAGCTTTGCGCGGCCTTGCAGCCGGATGCGCCGCTGACCATGCGCGAGGGCGGGATTTTCGCGGCGGGGTTCGATGCAGAGCTGGATCGGCTGCGCACATTGACCCAGGACGGGGAGCGCTGGCTGGCGGAGTACCAGGCGCGCGAGACGGCGCGGACGGGCATTCCGTCGCTGAAGGTCGCGTACAACAAGGTGTTTGGCTTCTACATCGAGGTGACGAACACGCACCGCGCGCGAGTGCCGGCGGATTACGTCCGCAAGCAGACGGTGAAGAACGCGGAGCGATACATCACCGACGAGTTGAAGCGCTACGAGTCGGAGGCGCTGTCGGCCGAGTCCCGGGCGCATGAGCTCGAGTACGAGCTGTTCATCGCGCTGCGTGACGGGCTGGCGCCGCACATCCCAGCCATGCAGCGGGCGGCGGCGGCGGTGGCGCGGCTCGACGTGCTCGCGGGGTGGGCGGAACTGGCGGCGGTGCGGCACGGCTGCCGCCCCGAGTTCGTGGATGAGCCGGTGCTGGAGATTCGCGCTGGGCGTCACCCGGTGCTGGAGCAGGTGCTGGGTGCGGGCTTTGTGGCGAACGACACGGAGTTGTGCGCGGGCGGGCGCTCGCTGGCGCTGATCACCGGCCCGAACATGGCGGGCAAGAGCACGTACATTCGGCAGGTCGCGCTGCTGACGCTGCTGGCACACTGCGGCTGCTGGGTGCCGGCGGAATCGCTGCGGCTGGGCGTGGTGGACCGCATCTTCACGCGCGTCGGGGCGAGCGACGAGCTGGCGCGCGGGCAGTCGACGTTCATGGTCGAGATGTTGGAGACGGCGAACATCCTGCACAACGCGTCGGCGCGGAGTCTGGTGATCCTGGACGAGATCGGGCGCGGCACGAGCACGTTCGACGGCGTCGCGCTGGCGTGGGCAATCACCGAGCACCTGGCGACGCGCAGCGGCTGCCGGACGCTGTTTGCGACGCACTATCACGAGCTGACCGAATTGGGCGAGCTGCTCGAGCCGGTGTTCAACCTGAACGTCGCGGTGCGCGAGTACGAGGACCAGGTGGTTTTCCTGCACCGGATCGTGACCGGGGCGGCGGGGCGCAGCTACGGGCTGCACGTGGCCAAACTGGCGGGCGTGCCGCGCGCGGTGCTGGAGCGGGCAAACGCCGTGCTGAACGAACTGGAAAAGACGTTCTCGCGGGAGTCGCAGCGACCGGTGTTGGCGGCGGTGCAGCGCCGGCGGATGCGGCAATTGCGGCTGTTCGAGGAGCCGGAAGAGACGATCGTGCGGCAATTGCGCGAGATGGAAGGCGGAGCCTGTGAGCCGGGCGCGGCGTTGGAGCAGATTCGGCAGTGGCGCAAGCTGTTGGGGCTGGAGGCATGA
- a CDS encoding four helix bundle protein has product MKYERFEQLPVWQAAIELGRRVFRLVDDRSFGGQGDLRDQLQRAAVSISNNIAEGFERGTTQELLTFLYYARGSAGEVRSMLLLCERLPYFDHLKSDISDLKSLAESIARQVRAWADSLQNSDIPGQRRLTDATRADYQARRRAAVFWHQLDALRGAAPPGGGGEMRPSA; this is encoded by the coding sequence ATGAAATACGAACGCTTCGAGCAACTGCCGGTCTGGCAAGCCGCGATCGAGTTGGGGCGGCGTGTGTTCCGTCTGGTCGATGACCGGAGCTTCGGCGGCCAGGGCGACCTGCGCGACCAGTTGCAGCGCGCCGCGGTGTCCATCAGCAACAACATCGCTGAAGGCTTCGAACGCGGCACGACGCAGGAGCTGCTGACGTTCTTATACTACGCCCGCGGTTCGGCGGGCGAGGTACGGTCAATGCTTCTCCTGTGCGAGCGCCTGCCCTACTTCGATCATCTCAAATCTGATATCTCAGATTTGAAATCTTTGGCGGAGTCCATCGCGCGCCAGGTCCGCGCGTGGGCCGACTCCCTCCAGAACTCCGACATTCCGGGCCAGCGCCGGCTGACCGACGCCACGCGGGCGGATTACCAGGCCCGCCGGCGCGCCGCCGTCTTCTGGCACCAACTCGATGCACTGCGCGGCGCGGCACCGCCGGGTGGCGGCGGCGAGATGCGTCCTTCAGCGTGA
- a CDS encoding menaquinone biosynthesis decarboxylase: MPAADLQSFVAELEQRGWLKRIRAEVDPILEITAIADRVTKAGGPALLFERVKGSTFPLLINTFGTRERMCLALGCESFDEIATRVKTLIKPEIPTTLLQKLKKLPELAQLGSLPPKIAKRGICQEIVHIADADLFSLPALKCWPEDGGRYITLGSVFTKHPETGDRNVGMYRVQLFEPRLAAMHWHVHHDGARHFRRHQQSGQRMPLAIVLGGPAILPYAATCPLPPGVDECLFAGFLQGQALELVPCVTQPEIEVPTTAEFVIEGYIDPREELIREGPFGDHTGFYSLADMYPRFHVTAITHRRAPLYPATIVGKPPQEDYWLGKATERIFLPLLQMIVPDVIDYDLPMFGCFHNCAFVKIRKEYPYQARRVMHAIWGAGQMSLTKIIVVVDEHVDIHNQDDVLFHLCSNVDPQRDLEFTHGPLDILDHATPVCGAGSKLGIDATRKLAGEGQVRQWPAELEIPREISDLITRRWGEYGL; encoded by the coding sequence GTGCCCGCTGCCGACCTGCAATCCTTCGTCGCCGAGCTCGAGCAGCGCGGCTGGCTCAAGCGCATCCGCGCCGAAGTGGATCCCATCCTCGAGATTACGGCCATCGCCGACCGTGTCACGAAGGCCGGCGGGCCGGCCCTGCTGTTCGAACGCGTCAAAGGCTCTACCTTCCCACTCCTGATCAACACGTTCGGCACGCGCGAGCGGATGTGCCTGGCCCTCGGCTGCGAGAGCTTCGATGAAATCGCCACCCGCGTGAAGACGCTCATCAAGCCGGAAATCCCGACGACGCTGCTGCAGAAGCTCAAGAAGCTCCCCGAGCTCGCCCAGCTCGGCAGCCTGCCGCCAAAGATCGCCAAGCGCGGCATCTGCCAGGAAATCGTCCACATCGCCGACGCCGACCTGTTCAGCCTGCCCGCCCTGAAGTGCTGGCCGGAAGACGGCGGACGCTACATCACCCTCGGCAGCGTGTTCACGAAGCACCCCGAGACCGGCGACCGCAACGTCGGCATGTATCGCGTGCAGCTCTTCGAGCCGCGGCTGGCCGCCATGCACTGGCACGTACACCATGACGGCGCCCGCCATTTCCGACGGCACCAGCAGAGTGGGCAGCGCATGCCGCTCGCGATCGTGCTTGGCGGGCCGGCCATCCTGCCCTACGCGGCGACCTGCCCGCTGCCGCCGGGCGTCGACGAATGTCTGTTTGCCGGCTTCCTGCAGGGCCAGGCGCTGGAACTGGTGCCGTGTGTCACGCAGCCCGAAATCGAAGTCCCCACGACGGCGGAGTTCGTCATCGAGGGCTACATCGACCCGCGCGAAGAGCTGATCCGCGAAGGACCCTTCGGCGATCACACGGGCTTCTACTCGCTCGCCGACATGTACCCGCGTTTCCACGTAACCGCAATCACGCACCGGCGTGCGCCGCTGTACCCGGCGACGATCGTCGGCAAACCGCCGCAGGAGGATTACTGGCTGGGCAAGGCGACGGAGCGGATCTTCCTGCCGCTGTTGCAGATGATCGTGCCGGACGTGATCGATTATGACCTGCCGATGTTCGGCTGCTTCCACAACTGCGCGTTCGTGAAAATTCGCAAGGAGTATCCGTACCAGGCCCGGCGGGTGATGCATGCGATCTGGGGCGCGGGGCAGATGTCGCTGACGAAGATCATCGTCGTCGTGGATGAACACGTGGACATCCACAACCAGGACGACGTGCTCTTCCACCTGTGCAGCAACGTCGATCCGCAGCGCGACCTCGAGTTCACGCACGGCCCGCTGGACATCCTCGATCACGCGACGCCGGTCTGCGGCGCGGGCAGCAAGCTGGGCATCGACGCGACGCGCAAGCTCGCGGGCGAAGGTCAGGTGCGGCAGTGGCCGGCGGAGCTGGAAATCCCGCGCGAGATCAGCGACCTCATCACCCGGCGGTGGGGGGAGTATGGGCTGTAG
- a CDS encoding prepilin-type N-terminal cleavage/methylation domain-containing protein: MDGQARVRRARGGFTLIELLVVVAIIAMLISILLPALGSAREQGKKAKCGANLHSIGQAVANCWAQYNDFGPSWDDGGANPSPGTEWYLFSWADTLFDLGFLGNPDAQICPSDQQPDEVVKLRTTTGGWNYKFVRRFGAGETPKGGIRNSYTLNAVLHYNFREDVWKSSSNQVYAADGWWTWFSSINAAWLMAPKVLNGVPPVSFPAEGATSIGWRHGRDRAAQFVYRDGHVSGFTPKSSPISDPTTLYWNTFDTTRTFAWLPGESPVRGRYDKYDFRDNQSTIEAYRGRVPRYQQIRAAGLTGAKKLAELDNFHPFAYPEELNAAWRTLNKAWHNLPSDQAGRK; encoded by the coding sequence ATGGACGGACAGGCACGTGTTCGCCGGGCGCGCGGGGGATTTACGCTGATCGAGCTCCTGGTGGTGGTGGCGATCATCGCGATGCTGATCTCGATCCTGTTGCCGGCGCTGGGGAGCGCGCGGGAGCAGGGGAAGAAGGCGAAGTGCGGGGCCAATCTGCACTCGATCGGACAGGCGGTGGCCAACTGCTGGGCGCAGTACAACGACTTTGGTCCGAGTTGGGATGATGGCGGCGCGAATCCCAGTCCGGGCACGGAATGGTACCTGTTCTCGTGGGCGGACACGCTTTTCGACCTCGGGTTCCTGGGCAACCCCGATGCTCAAATCTGTCCGAGCGACCAGCAGCCTGACGAGGTCGTGAAGCTGCGGACCACGACCGGCGGCTGGAACTATAAGTTCGTCCGCCGGTTTGGCGCCGGGGAAACGCCCAAAGGTGGCATCCGCAACAGCTACACGTTGAACGCGGTGCTGCACTACAACTTCCGCGAGGATGTGTGGAAGAGCTCATCCAACCAGGTCTACGCGGCGGATGGCTGGTGGACGTGGTTTTCGTCGATCAACGCAGCCTGGCTCATGGCACCCAAGGTCCTGAACGGTGTGCCGCCCGTCAGCTTCCCGGCCGAGGGGGCCACTTCGATCGGCTGGCGGCACGGGCGCGACCGCGCGGCCCAGTTCGTGTACCGCGATGGTCACGTGTCCGGCTTCACTCCCAAGTCCTCACCGATCTCCGACCCGACCACGCTGTACTGGAACACGTTCGACACGACGCGGACGTTTGCGTGGTTGCCCGGCGAAAGCCCGGTCCGCGGACGCTATGACAAGTATGACTTCCGCGATAACCAGTCGACGATCGAGGCCTACCGGGGGCGGGTGCCGCGGTATCAGCAAATCAGGGCCGCCGGCCTGACGGGCGCAAAGAAACTCGCCGAGCTGGACAACTTCCACCCGTTTGCCTACCCGGAAGAGCTGAACGCCGCCTGGCGCACGCTGAACAAAGCCTGGCACAATCTCCCCAGTGATCAGGCCGGGCGTAAATAA